A section of the Gimesia sp. genome encodes:
- a CDS encoding dihydrodipicolinate synthase family protein — MTPSIITKTLQQGTAIPAHPLALNASRQLDERRQRALSRYYIASGVGGLAVGVHTTQFEIREPGIDLFQPVLELASEEMDRADATRRVPLIRVTGICGPTDQATREASIAREASYHYGLLSLSALKEVDEETLIQHCRAVAEIIPVFGFYLQPDVGGRLLPYSFWRRFCEIENVAAIKMAPFNRYHTLDVIRAVAESGREDIALYTGNDDNIVLDLVTPFRFRSGENVLERRIRGGLLGHWAVWTSRAVEILDECQQIASRGEAIPLSIMQLNTEVTDCNAAFFDVANRFQGCIPGIHEVLRRQGLLEGIWCLNPQETLGPGQLAEIDRIYEAYPHLNDDAFVAEHLDDWLSG; from the coding sequence GTGACACCGTCCATCATTACGAAAACGCTCCAACAGGGAACCGCCATCCCGGCACATCCCCTGGCCCTGAATGCCTCCCGACAACTGGATGAACGCCGGCAAAGGGCACTTTCGCGCTATTACATCGCCAGTGGTGTGGGCGGACTGGCAGTCGGCGTGCATACGACACAGTTTGAAATACGCGAACCGGGTATCGATCTGTTTCAACCCGTTCTGGAACTGGCCAGCGAAGAGATGGACCGGGCCGATGCGACACGACGCGTTCCCCTGATTCGCGTCACAGGCATCTGTGGTCCCACCGATCAGGCCACACGGGAAGCCAGTATTGCACGAGAAGCCAGCTACCACTATGGTCTGCTCAGCCTGTCTGCTCTCAAGGAAGTGGATGAAGAGACGCTGATTCAACATTGTCGCGCCGTGGCTGAAATCATTCCCGTCTTCGGATTCTATCTGCAACCGGACGTGGGCGGACGACTGCTCCCTTACTCCTTCTGGCGGCGGTTCTGTGAGATTGAAAACGTGGCCGCGATTAAAATGGCCCCCTTCAACCGCTATCACACTCTGGACGTGATCCGCGCGGTGGCAGAATCGGGCCGCGAAGATATCGCCCTGTATACGGGGAATGATGACAACATCGTACTCGACCTGGTCACACCATTCCGTTTTCGTTCGGGAGAGAATGTCCTCGAACGCCGCATCCGGGGCGGCCTGCTCGGACACTGGGCTGTCTGGACCAGTCGGGCTGTGGAAATTCTCGATGAATGTCAACAGATCGCCTCCCGCGGTGAAGCCATTCCGCTTTCCATCATGCAGTTGAACACCGAAGTAACGGACTGCAACGCAGCCTTCTTTGACGTGGCTAACCGGTTCCAGGGTTGTATCCCCGGCATTCATGAAGTGCTGCGTCGTCAGGGGCTGCTGGAGGGAATCTGGTGCCTGAATCCCCAGGAAACCCTGGGCCCCGGACAGTTGGCTGAGATTGATCGG
- a CDS encoding NAD-dependent epimerase/dehydratase family protein produces MPQEFPETIENVAQLEELLSRPTPGVIEALQQTPGDLILLGIAGKMGPTLAQMILRADKAAGITRRVIGVSRFSDESSRQPLEDLGIETIKGDLLDSDFIQSLPDVPNVIYMAGMKFGATGNESLTWAMNTYLPALVCNKYRNSRITAFSTGNIYGLVPANGSGSVETDQPDPVGEYAMSCLGRERMFEHFSRTLEIPMTIIRLNYATECRYGVLVDLALQVYQEQTIDVSMGYVNVIWQGDANAMTLCSLPDATTPPAYLNVAGPCILKVREVCERFGELFGKPVHFTGSEARDALLNNGQYGHQKYGAPLVDVEQIFDWIAHWIQTDGPLLGKPTHFESRSGKF; encoded by the coding sequence ATGCCTCAGGAATTTCCCGAAACAATTGAGAACGTCGCACAACTCGAAGAACTGCTCAGCCGCCCCACACCCGGCGTGATTGAAGCATTGCAACAGACTCCCGGCGATCTGATTCTGCTGGGCATCGCGGGCAAAATGGGACCAACGCTGGCACAGATGATCCTCCGCGCCGATAAAGCCGCCGGAATCACCCGGCGCGTAATCGGCGTCAGCCGCTTTTCGGATGAATCCAGCCGTCAGCCTCTGGAAGACCTCGGCATTGAAACGATCAAAGGAGATCTGCTCGATAGCGATTTCATCCAGAGTCTGCCTGACGTTCCCAACGTAATCTACATGGCGGGCATGAAATTCGGCGCCACGGGCAACGAATCGCTGACCTGGGCCATGAATACTTATCTTCCTGCCCTGGTCTGTAACAAGTATCGAAACAGCCGCATCACCGCATTTTCCACAGGCAATATCTACGGACTCGTCCCTGCAAACGGTTCGGGTTCGGTCGAAACCGATCAGCCCGATCCCGTGGGTGAGTATGCGATGAGTTGCCTGGGTCGCGAACGAATGTTCGAACATTTCAGCCGCACGCTGGAGATCCCGATGACGATCATCCGCCTGAACTACGCCACCGAGTGCCGCTACGGTGTACTTGTCGATCTCGCACTTCAGGTCTACCAGGAACAGACGATTGATGTTTCCATGGGTTACGTCAACGTGATCTGGCAGGGAGACGCGAATGCGATGACGCTTTGCTCGCTGCCCGATGCCACTACCCCACCGGCTTACCTGAATGTCGCCGGTCCGTGTATTCTCAAAGTGCGCGAGGTCTGCGAACGGTTTGGAGAACTCTTCGGAAAACCGGTGCACTTCACAGGCAGTGAAGCGCGGGACGCCCTGCTGAATAACGGCCAGTATGGTCATCAGAAGTACGGAGCCCCGCTGGTGGATGTCGAACAGATATTCGACTGGATCGCACACTGGATTCAAACCGACGGCCCCCTGCTGGGCAAGCCGACTCACTTTGAATCGCGTAGCGGCAAATTCTAA
- a CDS encoding SelL-related redox protein: MDQIPFQEALAAFPSSRGRTLADLSNEAPVLVVFLRHGGCPFCREVLAQLQSLSAELTERGLQLAIVHMMEPQQASQLLARYQLQDVHSFSDPERKLYELFQVKRGRLSEVAGPAIWWSGFKTTILSGHLPGIPGKDVQQLGAALILDKGQIVASHFSQNSADQPDWDQLLACELPPH, translated from the coding sequence ATGGATCAGATCCCCTTTCAGGAAGCACTCGCGGCATTCCCTTCCTCCCGTGGCAGGACGCTGGCAGACCTCTCCAATGAGGCCCCCGTACTCGTCGTGTTCCTCAGGCACGGCGGCTGCCCTTTCTGCCGTGAGGTTCTGGCCCAACTGCAGTCCCTGTCCGCTGAACTCACAGAACGCGGCCTGCAACTTGCCATCGTCCATATGATGGAACCTCAACAGGCAAGCCAGTTGCTGGCCCGCTATCAACTGCAGGACGTCCACTCTTTCAGTGATCCGGAGCGCAAACTGTATGAGCTCTTCCAGGTCAAACGCGGCAGGCTTTCTGAAGTCGCCGGACCTGCAATCTGGTGGTCCGGCTTCAAGACGACAATCCTCTCCGGTCATCTGCCAGGCATCCCCGGTAAAGATGTGCAACAGCTGGGAGCAGCGCTGATTCTTGACAAGGGGCAGATCGTCGCCAGCCATTTTTCCCAGAACTCGGCTGATCAACCCGACTGGGATCAGCTGCTGGCCTGCGAACTCCCCCCGCATTGA
- a CDS encoding DUF1501 domain-containing protein, giving the protein MFRVEFGKSGKYCDGLSRRHFLQVGMAGMGSASLSQILHAKANAAQNGIPKKDTSVILLWLDGGPSHLDTYDMKPEAPSEYRGIWNPIHTNVPGMDITELFPLQAKCADKFSVVRSLHHNTGDHFTGGHWMLTGRGGVSGGSTPGRNPSIASMATKVLGPRDPGMPAYVSVPYASSIGLRPGYFGGNFLGVQYDPFETGSDPNNQNFQVQNLSPINGLSLQRLKDRKDLLKTFDRLRRDVDQSGMLDSMDRLDQKAYDMVTGEKARRAFDLKSEDEKLRDQYGRHTWGQSVLLARRLVEAGTTFVTVHFGGWDHHWNLQSGMESYLPRVDQAVSALFEDLAQRGLSEKVLVVLCGEFSRTPRMNDGGNGGPPLSQGTPGRDHWGNSMFCLLGGGGVKGGRIVGATNRLGDAPADRPVRPGHIHHTIYRVLGMDPEMHFPDHSGRPTIAVDHGEVISELF; this is encoded by the coding sequence ATGTTCCGTGTCGAGTTTGGCAAAAGCGGCAAATATTGTGACGGTCTCAGCCGTCGTCACTTCCTGCAGGTCGGTATGGCGGGCATGGGCTCGGCCAGCCTCTCACAGATCCTGCATGCGAAAGCAAACGCAGCTCAGAACGGCATCCCAAAGAAAGATACCTCCGTCATTCTGCTCTGGCTCGATGGCGGACCGAGCCACCTCGACACCTATGACATGAAGCCCGAAGCCCCCAGCGAATACAGGGGCATCTGGAATCCGATTCATACTAACGTCCCCGGCATGGACATTACCGAGTTGTTTCCGCTCCAGGCGAAATGTGCAGACAAGTTCTCGGTCGTTCGTTCTCTGCACCACAATACCGGCGACCACTTTACCGGCGGACACTGGATGCTCACCGGACGGGGAGGCGTCAGCGGTGGCAGCACACCCGGTCGGAATCCGTCTATCGCCTCGATGGCTACCAAGGTTCTCGGTCCGCGTGATCCGGGGATGCCGGCCTACGTCTCCGTCCCTTACGCGTCGAGCATCGGTTTGCGTCCCGGTTACTTCGGCGGCAACTTCCTGGGAGTCCAATACGATCCCTTCGAAACCGGCTCGGATCCCAACAACCAGAATTTCCAGGTCCAGAACCTGAGCCCCATCAACGGGCTCTCCCTCCAGCGGCTCAAAGACCGCAAAGACCTGCTCAAAACATTTGATCGCCTCCGCAGAGATGTGGACCAGTCGGGCATGCTCGATTCCATGGATCGTCTGGACCAGAAAGCTTACGACATGGTCACCGGCGAAAAAGCCCGCCGCGCCTTTGATCTGAAATCCGAAGACGAAAAGCTTCGCGATCAATACGGGCGCCACACCTGGGGACAGAGTGTCCTGCTGGCCCGCCGTCTGGTGGAAGCGGGAACCACCTTCGTCACCGTGCACTTCGGTGGCTGGGACCATCACTGGAACCTGCAGAGCGGGATGGAAAGTTATCTCCCCCGTGTCGACCAGGCCGTGAGCGCCCTGTTTGAAGACCTCGCACAACGCGGTCTCAGTGAAAAGGTGCTGGTCGTGTTGTGTGGTGAATTCAGCCGCACTCCCCGCATGAACGATGGCGGCAACGGTGGACCTCCATTAAGCCAGGGAACGCCCGGCCGCGACCACTGGGGCAACTCCATGTTCTGCCTGCTGGGCGGCGGAGGTGTCAAAGGGGGCCGGATTGTCGGCGCCACCAATCGTCTGGGGGATGCCCCTGCGGACCGTCCCGTCCGTCCCGGTCATATTCATCATACGATTTACCGTGTATTAGGCATGGATCCGGAAATGCACTTCCCGGATCACTCTGGAAGACCTACGATAGCCGTAGATCATGGTGAAGTGATCAGCGAACTCTTTTAG
- a CDS encoding YihY/virulence factor BrkB family protein, whose translation MNKTEQLDLSKIGFLAMWKLGGLTPWDLVRRAFIGYNQHRLSAQSAQFAYYAIFTLFPLLMVLIGCVAQLPIEGLIRSMENAINMGLPHDLSQILFDQIADIQKKTTFSLIMGGVVLLSWGGMRLFLTMGKGLDAVFEVDHRRKLLKAGGLSLLLTFFVLFLLLLAMILLVVGPAMARLLLSNFDMPWLHVLLSAGTRWSVACGFMLISTSVIYWAVPSVRLPWNIITPGSLFVVVSWVVMLLGFREYVENFAHYNETYGTLGGFIVLLVWLYMTGAILMMGAEINGVIYRAAKEKSAAIS comes from the coding sequence ATGAACAAAACCGAACAACTTGATCTGAGCAAAATCGGCTTTCTCGCGATGTGGAAATTAGGAGGCCTGACTCCCTGGGATCTGGTCCGTCGCGCCTTTATCGGCTACAACCAGCACCGCCTTAGCGCCCAGAGCGCACAGTTCGCCTATTACGCCATCTTCACGCTCTTCCCTCTGCTGATGGTCCTGATTGGCTGTGTGGCTCAACTCCCCATCGAGGGCCTGATTCGCAGTATGGAGAATGCCATCAATATGGGACTGCCCCATGATCTCTCCCAAATCCTGTTCGACCAGATCGCCGACATCCAGAAGAAAACGACTTTCAGTCTGATCATGGGCGGGGTGGTCCTTCTATCCTGGGGGGGCATGCGCCTGTTCCTCACGATGGGTAAAGGACTGGATGCCGTGTTTGAAGTCGATCATCGCAGAAAGTTACTCAAAGCGGGCGGACTCTCCCTGTTGCTGACATTTTTTGTGCTGTTCCTGTTGTTACTTGCCATGATTCTGCTGGTGGTCGGCCCCGCGATGGCCCGCCTGCTGCTGTCCAATTTTGATATGCCCTGGCTGCACGTCCTGCTCTCAGCCGGTACCCGCTGGTCAGTTGCCTGCGGCTTCATGCTGATTTCGACCTCGGTCATTTACTGGGCCGTTCCCAGTGTCAGACTTCCCTGGAACATCATCACTCCGGGCAGCCTGTTTGTTGTTGTCAGCTGGGTGGTCATGTTGCTGGGCTTTCGTGAGTATGTCGAAAATTTTGCACACTACAACGAAACTTATGGCACCCTGGGGGGATTCATTGTGTTACTCGTCTGGTTGTATATGACCGGAGCGATTCTGATGATGGGGGCTGAAATCAACGGCGTCATTTATCGGGCGGCGAAAGAGAAGTCCGCAGCCATCAGCTGA